The Silvibacterium dinghuense DNA window GAAACCCGCCCGCTGCCCGTCCGGCAAACCACCGATCCAGCCGTTGCAAACCAAGACATAAGTCCAGACCAGCTCCAAGATCAGCTCCCGGACATGGCTCCGGGCGGCATCTCTTCCAGACTTTCCTGCCACGCCGGCTCACTGCCCGGCATCCTATTTCAGTAGAGGGAGCTCAATCCGCTGGTACCCCGAAACCCGCCATATTGACAGGATGTTCAGTTCCCTTCCGCGCCCGGTTGGCCGATAATAGAGGGGTAAAGTGGCTCAGAAGGAGAGAAACCATGTCTAAGACTCTGCTGGAACAGCTTCGCACCATGACCACCGTCGTTGCCGACACCGGCGACATCGAGGCGATCGAAAAGGTCAAGCCGCAGGATGCGACCACCAACCCGTCGCTGATCACCGCCGCGGCCCAGATGCCGCAGTATCAGCAGATTGTGGACGATACGCTGATCGAGGCCAAGAAGAAGCTCGGCGACAACGCCAAGGATGAGGATGTTGCCAAGGAAGCCTTCAAGCACCTGGCCATCGCCTTCGGCAAGAAGATCCTGGCCGTGGTTCCGGGCCGCGTCTCGACCGAAGTCGATGCGCGCCTGTCCTACAACACCGAGGCCACGCTGAAGCAGGCCCGCGAGATCATCGCACTTTACGAAAGCGCCGGCATCTCGAAGCAGCGCATCCTCATCAAGATCGCCTCCACCTGGGAGGGCATCAAGGCCGCCGAGATCCTCGAGACCGAAGGCATCCACTGCAACCTGACCCTGCTCTTCGGCCTGCACCAGGCCATCGCCTGCGCCGAGGCCAAGGTCACACTGATCTCGCCCTTCGTCGGCCGCATCCTCGACTGGTACAAGAAGAACACCGGCAAGGACTACGTGGGCGCCGAGGACCCGGGCGTCCAGTCGGTCACCCGCATCTTCAACTACTACAAGCACTTCGGCTACAAGACCGTGGTCATGGGCGCGAGCTTCCGCAACATCGGCGAAATCGAAGAACTGGCCGGTTCCGACCTGCTGACCATCTCTCCGAACCTGCTGCATGAGCTCGAAGCCAAGACCGGCGATCTGCCCCGCAAGCTCGATCCCGAAAAGGCGAAGACGCTCCAGATCGAGAAGATCACCGTCGACAAGGCGACCTTCGACAAGATGCACGCCGAGGACCATATGGCCCACGACAAGCTCAAGGAAGGCATCGAGGGCTTCTCGAAGGCGCTCGAACAGCTCGAACAGCTGCTGGCCAAGCGCGTCTCCGAACTGGCTGCGGTCGGCGCGGCCAACTAAATCCAACCCGCTCTATGGCGAACGGCGGACCTTCGGGTCCGCCGTTTTTGCGTTGTCCCAATCTGGGATTACGGTTGGAGCAAAAACTCCCAGCCCGGAAGAGAATCCTGTTAAATTGTATGCACAATCTGTTTTGTGCAGATCGAGTTCGACCTACGGAAGCATGAGCGGAATCTCCGCGAGCGCGGACTTGGCTTTGAACAGGCAGCGGAGTTCGATTTTGAATCTGCCACGACGGTCGAAGTCTTTCGCCATGGCGAGCAAAGGTTCGTCTCCATCGGCTACCTGGGTGAACGGCTGCACGTGCTCTGCTTCCGGGAAACTGCGGACGGCATTCGCATCATCAGTTTTCGGAAAGCCAATGATCGGGAGGCGAGGAAATATGGCAAACCCAAAATACTTGGAGCCTGACACCATTGAGCCTCCGCTCATCGATGAAGAGGGTGAGGTCCGCGAGCTGACAGAGAAGGATTTTGCCCGCGCGGTTCCGTTCTCGGCCCTGCCAGAATCCCTGCAGCAAAAACTCCTCGCCCTCAAGAAGCCTCGTGGCCCACAGAAGGAGCCAACCAAGGAGCGGATCACCATCCGGCTCTCCCCCGAGGTCGTCTCACATTTTCGCGAGAGCGGCCGAGGATGGCAGTCCCGCATGGATGCCGCGCTCAAGGAATGGATGAACTCGCAAAGCCGGGTTCGGAACCAGGCCAAGACCAAGACAGCCCGCCACTCCGCCTGACGCCCGCTCGCGAACCGGTACGGTAGAATCGACAGGTACGCCTCAAGACGAAAAGCCCGCCTGACGAATGACCATCCGACTGTTCAATACCCTGACAGGAAAAATCGAAGACCTGGCTCCGATCGACGGTAAGCCCTTCCGCATGTATGCCTGCGGCCCCACCGTGTACGACTACGGCCACATCGGCAACTTCCGCACCTTCCTGCAGGTGGACGTGCTCCGCCGCGTGCTGCGCCTCAAGGGCATCGAGCCCCAGCACGTCATGAACATCACGGATGTGGACGACAAGATCATCCGCAATGCGGCGATCGCGGGCGTCAGCATCTCCGAATACACACCGCGTTTTGAGAATGCCTTCTTCGAGGACCTCGACGCGCTCTCCGTCGAAAAGCCCGAGATTGTGGCCCGCGCGACCGAGCACATCCCAGCCATGGTTTCGATGATCGAGAAGCTGGCTGCCGAAGACTGCGCCTACAAGACCGAAGACGGATCGTGGTACTTCCGCATCGCGAAGTTCCCCGGCTACGGCAAGCTCTCGAAGAAGGACTTCAGTGGCATCACGGACGGCGCCCGCGTCGACGTGGACGAGTACGACAAGGATTCAGCGCGCGACTTCGCGCTCTGGAAGGCGGCCAAACCCGGCGAACATCGCTGGGAGACGCCACTCGGCGCGGGCCGTCCCGGCTGGCACATTGAGTGCTCGGCCATGGCCAATGAATACCTCGGCGAGACGCTCGACCTGCACGCCGGCGGCGAAGATCTCATGTTCCCGCACCACGAGAACGAGATTGCACAGTCCGAGTCGGCTACGCACCATTGCTTCGCGCGCCACTGGTTCCACGTCCGCTTCCTGCTGGTCGAGGGGCGCAAGATGTCGAAATCCGAGGGTAACTTCTATACCCTGCGCGATCTGCTGCTCAAGGGCTACAAGGCCTCGGCGATCCGCATGCTGCTCATCTCGGTGCCCTATCGCCAGCAGCTCAATTTCACGTTTGAAGGACTGGCCGGCGAGACCGGCGCCATCGAGCGCCTGCGCACCTTCCGTGAGCGTGTCCGGAATGCCAAGCCGGCGACCGAAACCAATATTGCGCTTACCGACGAAACCGCGCGTTGTGAGAAGAACTTTCTTGACGGCCTTTGTAACGACCTGAACACGGCCGAAGCCCGCGCCGCCATCTTCGACCTGGTGCGCGCCGGCAACGCCGCGCTCGACGCCGGGACGATGGGAGCGGAGAATGCCGCGCAGATCCTCGGCGTGCTGAAGCAGTTCGACGCGGTCTTCGCCGTGCTCGACGACCACGATGCCGAGTGGACCCGCTTCGCCCTCGACTGGGCTGAGCGCGAAGGCCGCCTCGACGAGGCCTCGCCTGAAGTGCTGGCGCAGCGGTCACTCTCCGACGAGCAGATTCAGGCGCTGGTCGATGAACGCACCCGAGCCAAGAAGACACGGAACTTCGCCCGCGCCGACCAGATCAGGAATGAGCTGGCGGAAAAGGGAATCCTGATTGAGGATTCAAAGGACGGGGTTCGCTGGAAGCGTAAGTGACTGCGCGTCACGGCGACTCGCGCGCTTTGCGCGCCACTCTCGTTGGTCGCGTTAGTTTCTTGAGGCTTCCAAAGCGGCAACCCGCTCGGTAAGCGCAGCGATGAGCTTGTACGTCTCGAGATCGCTCTTGGCCTTCGACTCACCGATGGCGGCCATAAGCGCCTGAAAGTTCGCTTCCTGCTGATCGCGGAGTGAGTTGGAAGTCGTCTCGATCTGCTTCTGAAGTGCGTTGTACTGCGTCTCCATCTGCTTCTCGATCGACGAGACGCGGACCTTCAGTTCGCGCACGTCGGGCGCAATCACATCCTGAATCGCGTGCTGCAAGGTCTGCAAAACGTTGTCGGTCATTCCGCGCTCTCTGCCTCCAGTGTAGGCCGGTTTGCTCCGGCAACCGGAAATATTTCTCCCACGCGGAGTTACGGATGGCACCGATTCGATTCCCTGGACGTTGCCAACTACACTCAAACTAGCGCAGGCATGGCCGACAACTTCGCACAGACCGTCAAGCAGCAGGCCGATATCGTCAAGATTATCGGCGAGTACGTGCGCCTGAAGAAAGCGGGCGCGCAGAACATGCAGGGTTTGTGCCCGTTTCATGGCGAAAAGTCGCCGTCGTTTTCGGTGCATATCGGGCGGCAGTTCTTCCACTGCTTCGGCTGCGGCGTCTCGGGCGACGTCTTCACCTTTATCCAGAAGATCGAGAACGTCAGCTTTCCCGAGGCGGTGAAGACGGTCGCTCTGAAGTGCGGCATTCCGCTACCCAAGCGCGAATTCTCCTCGCCCGAGGAAGCGGCCGAGAGCCGGCGCCGAGGCAAGCTGATCGAGCTGCACGAGGCAGCAACGGCCTGGTTCCAGGAGCAGCTGAAGACGCCGGAAGGCGCGCTGGCCCGAGAGTATCTGCATGGGCGCGGCCTGTCGGACGACGGCATCGCCAAGTTCCGCATCGGATACGCGCCGGAGAGCTTTCATGCCCTGCGGGAACGTCTGCAATCGATGGCCGACGTGGAAACGCTGCGCGCCTCCGGCCTGTTTTCGTTCAAGCAGCAGGAGGACGGCTCGCCCGGACCGATCTATTCGCGCTTCCGCAAGCGGGTCACCTTCCCCATCGCCAGCGAGTCGGGCAAGGTCATCGCCTTTACCGCCCGCGCGCTCGAGAGCGGCGAAAAGGCGGGGCCGAAGTACATGAATTCGCCCGAGACGCCGCTGTACCACAAGGGCAATGTTCTCTTTAACTTGGACAAGGCC harbors:
- a CDS encoding BrnT family toxin, encoding MQIEFDLRKHERNLRERGLGFEQAAEFDFESATTVEVFRHGEQRFVSIGYLGERLHVLCFRETADGIRIISFRKANDREARKYGKPKILGA
- a CDS encoding BrnA antitoxin family protein gives rise to the protein MANPKYLEPDTIEPPLIDEEGEVRELTEKDFARAVPFSALPESLQQKLLALKKPRGPQKEPTKERITIRLSPEVVSHFRESGRGWQSRMDAALKEWMNSQSRVRNQAKTKTARHSA
- the cysS gene encoding cysteine--tRNA ligase; amino-acid sequence: MTIRLFNTLTGKIEDLAPIDGKPFRMYACGPTVYDYGHIGNFRTFLQVDVLRRVLRLKGIEPQHVMNITDVDDKIIRNAAIAGVSISEYTPRFENAFFEDLDALSVEKPEIVARATEHIPAMVSMIEKLAAEDCAYKTEDGSWYFRIAKFPGYGKLSKKDFSGITDGARVDVDEYDKDSARDFALWKAAKPGEHRWETPLGAGRPGWHIECSAMANEYLGETLDLHAGGEDLMFPHHENEIAQSESATHHCFARHWFHVRFLLVEGRKMSKSEGNFYTLRDLLLKGYKASAIRMLLISVPYRQQLNFTFEGLAGETGAIERLRTFRERVRNAKPATETNIALTDETARCEKNFLDGLCNDLNTAEARAAIFDLVRAGNAALDAGTMGAENAAQILGVLKQFDAVFAVLDDHDAEWTRFALDWAEREGRLDEASPEVLAQRSLSDEQIQALVDERTRAKKTRNFARADQIRNELAEKGILIEDSKDGVRWKRK
- a CDS encoding transaldolase, which produces MSKTLLEQLRTMTTVVADTGDIEAIEKVKPQDATTNPSLITAAAQMPQYQQIVDDTLIEAKKKLGDNAKDEDVAKEAFKHLAIAFGKKILAVVPGRVSTEVDARLSYNTEATLKQAREIIALYESAGISKQRILIKIASTWEGIKAAEILETEGIHCNLTLLFGLHQAIACAEAKVTLISPFVGRILDWYKKNTGKDYVGAEDPGVQSVTRIFNYYKHFGYKTVVMGASFRNIGEIEELAGSDLLTISPNLLHELEAKTGDLPRKLDPEKAKTLQIEKITVDKATFDKMHAEDHMAHDKLKEGIEGFSKALEQLEQLLAKRVSELAAVGAAN